From Nitrospirae bacterium CG2_30_53_67:
GAAGAATCTTCCCTCACCGGACGCCATGGGAGAAAGGTTCGCTCATTTCTATCGCGGGATTTGGTTTTGATATGAAGACTTGATCTTTTCCAAGGTTTCGGATAAATTAAGAATTAAGTGGCCCTATTCGTAAATACGGTCGCATTCGAGGGTCGTAGGGCGGCCTCATCTGCGTTCCGCTCCTTGCGGCGTACCAGAGGGTACGCCTCAGTCGCGCGCCTTGATAAGACCGCCCTACGACCCTCTCGGTACGTTACCATATTTACGAACAGGACCACTAAACCGTTCATACCTTGATTTCATCTAAAAAGGAGACGACCATGAGCCGGAAATCAGACTATGGCATTCAAAAAATACTCCCGTGCAGTTATGAGGAGGCCTTACCCAGGGTTAAAGAGGCCCTTTCCAAGCAGGGTTTTGGAGTCTTGACTGAAATTGATGTCCGGGCCGTTTTAAAGAAGAAGCTGGATATTGATTTTAACAAATATGTCATCCTGGGCGCCTGCAATCCCGCCATGGCCCATCAAACCCTCCAGGAAGAAATAGAGATCGGCCTTCTACTCCCGTGCAATGTCATTGTTTATGAAAATGACATGAAACAGACCGTGGTTTCTGCAATCGATCCGGTAAAGATGCTTGAAATCGTAGAGAACCGGAATCTGACCCCGAATGCCGAAAAAGTCAAGCTCATGCTTGAGAAAGTCATATCATCACTATAGATCAAATCAAAATCGAATCAAAATTTTTAATTGACATTTGTATTTATTTATATTAATTTATTAGGATATTGAAAAATATGGAGTGATTTTCTGTTTTGGTATTGAGCCGTTTCCCTTCGAACAAAGGATGCCTCGAAATATCTTCCGGATTTTTCAGTAGACAACTTTAAAAATCAAGATGCCGCTATTTCAAAAGAGGATTTTTTCACTTTTCAGGAGATGTTTTAAAAACAAGAGGTAGATAACATGACCAGTACGGATTCAAAGAAACTTCGAAACATCGGTATCAGCGCCCACATAGACTCGGGTAAGACAACCCTGACCGAGAGGATTTTATATTATACAAACCGAATCCATGCGATACACGACGTCAAAGGCAAAGACGGCGTAGGAGCGACCATGGACTTCATGGAATTGGAAAGGGAGCGCGGCATCACCATCACTTCCGCGGCCACGCACTGCACGTGGAAAGACTCCTTCATCAACATCATTGATACCCCCGGACATGTTGATTTTACGATTGAAGTGGAACGCTCCCTCAGGGTGCTGGACGGCGCCATTCTCGTCCTTTGCGCCGTAGGGGGCGTACAATCCCAGACATTGACCGTGGACCGCCAGATGCGGCGTTATCATATCCCCCGCATCGCCTTCATCAACAAGTGCGACCGGTCCGGCGCCAACCCTGAACGGGTGATCCAGCAGCTTAAAGAGAAATTAAATCATACGCCCGTAGCCATTCAGATTCCCATCGGACTTGAAGCCGATCTCAAAGGAGTGGTGGACCTGGTGGCCATGAAGGCCTGCTATTTTGACGGGGCCAATGGAGAAAATCTCCGTATTGAAGATATTCCCGAAGAACTCAAGGACAAGGCCGAGGCAGAGCGCGAGAAGATGCTGGATACGGTTTCACTCTTTTCGGATGAGCTGACCGAAGCTCTTCTGGAAGGACATGTCACGGAAGAAATCATCCATGATGCCATCAGAAAAGGGACCCTCTCTCTTTCGATGATCCCGGTCTGTGTGGGTTCCGCGTATAAAAACAAGGGGGTTCAAACCCTGCTCGATGCCGTTACACGCTACCTTCCGAGTCCGGAAGACATGAACTATACGGTTCTGGACCTGGATCAGGATGAGAAGGAAATCCCGCTGATCCAATCACCGGATGAGGCGGCCGTGGCTCTGGCTTTCAAGATCGAGGACGGCCGGTACGGACAGTTGACCTACATCCGCCTATACCAGGGCAGGATCGCAAAAGGAGACACCTTATATAACAGCCGCAACGGAAAGAAGTTCAAGGTCGGCCGGTTGATCCGCATGCATGCGGACAAAATGGAGGATATTGATCTGGCCTCTTGCGGCGAGATTGTCGCCCTGTTCGGAATTGACTGCGCATCCGGCGACACCTTTACCGCAGACGGCATGAACTATGCTCTATCTTCCATGCATGTCCCTGATCCCGTGATCAGTCTGATGGTGACTCCTAAGGATAATCAATCACAGGAGAACATGTCCAAGGCCCTGAACCGTTTCTGCAAAGAGGATCCCACTTTCAGAAGCCGCGTGGACCCCGAAAGCAATGAGACGGTCATCTCCGGGATGGGAGAACTTCACCTCGATGTCTACATCGAACGCATGAAGCGTGAATACCATGTGGAGGTGGAAACCGGCATGCCTCAGGTGGCATACAGAGAGACCATCACGTGCAGGGCCGATTTCAATTACACGCACAAGAAACAGACAGGCGGCGCCGGGCAGTATGGCCGCGTGGCCGGATACATAGAGCCCTATCCTGACGAAGACTACCATTTCGAGAACCAAATCACCGGAGGGGCCATTCCCAAGGAATTCATTCCGTCCTGTGACAAGGGTTTTCAGGCATGCCTGAAACAGGGTAAACTGATCGGTTTTCCGATCACCCGGATTCAGGCCGTCATCAATGACGGATCCTCACACGCCGTAGACTCCTCGGACATTGCTTTCCAGCAGGCGGCCATCGGCGCTTTCCGTGAAGCCTATGCCAAGGCCAAACCGATCATCCTGGAACCGGTCATGAAGGTCGTGGTGGAGGGGCCTTCCGAATTTCAGGGCTCCATTCTGGCGACACTGAACCAGCGCCGAGGCATCATCTCCTCAGCCACAGAGAACGGAGTCTTTTCGATCATTGAATCCGAGGTCCCCCTCTCCGAGATGTTCGGTTACTCCACGGTACTCCGGTCCGCCACACAAGGGAAGGCCGAATTCACCATGGAGTTCGCCAGATACAAACCCGTTCCCCAGAGCCTTGCCGGGGAACTGATCAAAGAATTTTCATCTCAGAGAAAAACGGCATAGATTCCCCTGTATATTTGTGCTATACTTTCTCACCAGTTTCTTTTTCCTTCCTTCACATGCCGGGAAGGTCCGGAAAGGAACGGGGAAAATGCTGAAACAGGAGTTTATCTTGAAAAGTCCGATACGAATCCTGCAGAAAGCCACCCAAGGGGGATTGGATAAGGGAAATCTGGGTGTCTTCATGGCCCGGCCAGGGGTGGGAAAGACC
This genomic window contains:
- a CDS encoding ABC transporter ATP-binding protein codes for the protein MSRKSDYGIQKILPCSYEEALPRVKEALSKQGFGVLTEIDVRAVLKKKLDIDFNKYVILGACNPAMAHQTLQEEIEIGLLLPCNVIVYENDMKQTVVSAIDPVKMLEIVENRNLTPNAEKVKLMLEKVISSL
- a CDS encoding translation elongation factor G, with protein sequence MTSTDSKKLRNIGISAHIDSGKTTLTERILYYTNRIHAIHDVKGKDGVGATMDFMELERERGITITSAATHCTWKDSFINIIDTPGHVDFTIEVERSLRVLDGAILVLCAVGGVQSQTLTVDRQMRRYHIPRIAFINKCDRSGANPERVIQQLKEKLNHTPVAIQIPIGLEADLKGVVDLVAMKACYFDGANGENLRIEDIPEELKDKAEAEREKMLDTVSLFSDELTEALLEGHVTEEIIHDAIRKGTLSLSMIPVCVGSAYKNKGVQTLLDAVTRYLPSPEDMNYTVLDLDQDEKEIPLIQSPDEAAVALAFKIEDGRYGQLTYIRLYQGRIAKGDTLYNSRNGKKFKVGRLIRMHADKMEDIDLASCGEIVALFGIDCASGDTFTADGMNYALSSMHVPDPVISLMVTPKDNQSQENMSKALNRFCKEDPTFRSRVDPESNETVISGMGELHLDVYIERMKREYHVEVETGMPQVAYRETITCRADFNYTHKKQTGGAGQYGRVAGYIEPYPDEDYHFENQITGGAIPKEFIPSCDKGFQACLKQGKLIGFPITRIQAVINDGSSHAVDSSDIAFQQAAIGAFREAYAKAKPIILEPVMKVVVEGPSEFQGSILATLNQRRGIISSATENGVFSIIESEVPLSEMFGYSTVLRSATQGKAEFTMEFARYKPVPQSLAGELIKEFSSQRKTA